A stretch of Desulfitobacterium dichloroeliminans LMG P-21439 DNA encodes these proteins:
- a CDS encoding methyl-accepting chemotaxis protein, with the protein MKIGVRLKVLGGFLGIMVIFIATSLINMYYQSLVNDEIDNILHHSGVVNSTQTIKADIRNAIQSDMVGILQGFEQLKNNEKLEPEDHRDLEKLQPLLKAHEADLIQGSAGTLGPILEVLDSIIDRNNEVLLGHEQEIHKDIDMAALVSKLGIAVAALIALFMGYHISRYVLNSINEIQETMSKAGLGDLTVVAPVKSNDEFGDLSAAFNVMITRLSDVVKKVREMTENLAATSEELAATSEEATVAVAEVSESMQNVAAESDTGAKSIVEASQVLLELSSLTQIAKSQSQAAAVNSQQTMKIAEQGKHTVDDAIGRMATIRSKTLETEELMLQLNELSKQIDSITGTITGLADQTNLLALNAAIEAARAGESGRGFAVVAEEVRKLAEQSTQGAHDVAGLVQKVLLGVEDVVQATQITRQEVESGVQVMNQAGDALNNIYGAVRKTAEDVQSSVEVTDSEVASSDKIVTLINSVASVIENTSAHAEEVAASSQEINASLETVATTIQGTAYLAQELNQNVEHFKLTSANLSTIETLEKAKTDHLLWKSRIVNMLKGLEDVAPEEVTSHEHCRLGKWYFQDGNTLKENSDFKALDEPHSQVHIMAQEAAKAYHEGNIKHAQACLKKLDRHSGKVIKYLNSLIEKEKRKSIS; encoded by the coding sequence ATGAAAATTGGGGTAAGGCTAAAGGTCCTCGGCGGTTTTTTAGGAATTATGGTTATTTTTATTGCGACGAGTTTGATCAATATGTATTATCAGAGTTTGGTGAATGATGAGATCGATAATATTTTGCATCATTCCGGCGTTGTTAACTCAACTCAGACAATTAAAGCGGATATCAGGAATGCAATCCAAAGTGATATGGTGGGAATTCTGCAAGGTTTCGAGCAGTTAAAGAACAACGAAAAGCTGGAACCGGAGGATCATCGGGATTTGGAGAAGCTCCAACCTTTGCTAAAGGCCCATGAGGCCGATCTTATTCAGGGTTCGGCGGGCACTCTTGGACCTATTCTAGAGGTTTTGGATTCTATCATAGACAGAAATAATGAGGTCCTGCTTGGGCATGAACAGGAAATACATAAGGATATCGATATGGCGGCTTTAGTGAGTAAACTAGGGATAGCTGTTGCCGCTTTGATCGCCTTATTCATGGGTTATCATATTTCTCGTTATGTCCTAAATTCTATCAATGAGATCCAAGAAACTATGAGTAAAGCAGGGCTGGGAGACTTGACTGTCGTAGCGCCAGTGAAGTCCAATGATGAATTTGGTGACTTAAGCGCGGCCTTCAACGTGATGATTACTCGCTTGTCTGATGTGGTGAAGAAGGTCCGTGAGATGACGGAGAATCTGGCTGCGACCTCAGAGGAGTTGGCCGCAACCAGCGAAGAGGCAACGGTGGCCGTTGCTGAAGTGAGTGAAAGCATGCAAAATGTAGCGGCGGAATCCGATACGGGGGCGAAGTCCATCGTGGAGGCTTCTCAGGTGTTGCTAGAGCTTTCCTCCTTAACCCAAATCGCGAAAAGCCAGAGTCAAGCGGCTGCGGTGAATTCGCAACAAACTATGAAGATTGCAGAGCAAGGGAAGCACACGGTGGACGATGCTATCGGCCGTATGGCGACCATCCGTTCTAAGACCCTCGAGACGGAAGAATTGATGCTACAGCTCAATGAGCTTTCCAAACAGATTGATTCGATTACCGGGACTATTACCGGGCTAGCGGACCAGACGAATCTCTTGGCCCTTAATGCTGCTATCGAGGCTGCTCGGGCGGGTGAATCCGGACGGGGCTTTGCCGTGGTAGCTGAGGAAGTCCGGAAGTTAGCAGAGCAGTCTACCCAAGGAGCCCATGATGTGGCAGGTTTAGTCCAGAAGGTTCTCCTAGGGGTTGAGGATGTGGTGCAAGCCACTCAAATCACCCGGCAAGAGGTGGAGAGTGGGGTTCAGGTCATGAACCAAGCCGGCGATGCACTCAATAACATCTACGGTGCCGTTAGGAAAACTGCAGAGGATGTCCAGTCCAGTGTGGAAGTGACAGACTCGGAGGTAGCTAGCTCAGATAAGATTGTGACCTTGATTAACTCTGTAGCTTCAGTCATTGAAAATACATCCGCTCATGCCGAAGAAGTAGCTGCTTCTTCCCAAGAGATCAACGCGTCCTTAGAAACGGTAGCCACTACCATTCAAGGAACTGCCTATCTGGCTCAGGAGCTTAATCAGAATGTCGAGCACTTTAAGCTGACGAGTGCTAATCTATCAACAATTGAGACCTTGGAAAAGGCTAAAACCGACCACTTACTCTGGAAATCCCGCATTGTCAACATGCTTAAAGGCCTAGAGGATGTAGCTCCTGAGGAAGTTACGTCACATGAGCACTGTCGCCTAGGGAAATGGTACTTCCAAGATGGTAATACTTTAAAGGAGAACTCAGACTTTAAGGCCTTAGATGAGCCTCATAGTCAGGTCCATATCATGGCCCAAGAGGCAGCCAAGGCTTACCACGAAGGAAATATCAAACACGCCCAAGCCTGCTTGAAGAAGCTCGATAGGCACTCAGGCAAGGTAATCAAGTATTTAAACAGTCTGATCGAGAAAGAAAAACGCAAAAGTATCTCTTAA
- a CDS encoding STAS domain-containing protein, whose product MSINIQSDKLEVQVELEGKIYVEDAAILRENLLQLIDQGKTRFIFDMSKLNYIDSSGLGVLVAIHKRTIERGGGIVVKGLQGAVKELFSLTRLNRVFEII is encoded by the coding sequence ATGTCAATAAATATCCAGTCAGATAAGCTTGAGGTCCAGGTGGAATTAGAAGGAAAAATCTACGTGGAGGATGCAGCGATCCTCCGAGAAAATCTACTCCAGTTGATTGATCAAGGGAAAACACGCTTTATTTTTGATATGAGCAAGCTGAATTACATTGATAGCTCAGGGTTGGGGGTGCTAGTAGCCATTCACAAGCGAACGATTGAACGAGGCGGCGGAATCGTCGTCAAAGGACTGCAAGGCGCCGTAAAGGAACTCTTTTCATTAACTCGCCTCAATCGGGTATTTGAGATTATTTAA
- a CDS encoding ATP-binding protein: protein MRQKIIRETFCTEEEFCTYRDQLQHCLREALAKQDGKDTDSLENEVTLLEIALNEAVNNAFKYAEDRVSIPAVTLSMCLLHSQWLIIRVKDSGTGFKANQVMTKLACLCGEEEETWQWGESGRGLFIMAQVMDKVRYNAKGNCVMLMKTLLK from the coding sequence ATGCGACAAAAAATAATACGGGAAACTTTTTGTACAGAAGAGGAGTTTTGCACTTATCGGGATCAATTGCAACACTGCTTGCGGGAAGCTTTGGCGAAGCAGGATGGCAAGGATACGGACTCTTTGGAAAATGAGGTCACTTTACTGGAAATTGCTCTGAATGAAGCGGTGAACAATGCCTTTAAGTATGCTGAGGATAGGGTATCCATACCCGCGGTGACCCTTAGTATGTGCTTGCTCCATTCCCAATGGCTGATTATTCGGGTTAAGGATAGTGGAACTGGCTTTAAAGCCAATCAGGTCATGACCAAACTTGCCTGCCTGTGCGGGGAGGAAGAGGAGACCTGGCAGTGGGGAGAATCCGGTCGGGGTCTGTTTATCATGGCCCAAGTTATGGATAAGGTGCGTTATAATGCCAAGGGCAACTGCGTCATGCTCATGAAAACACTATTAAAGTGA
- a CDS encoding SpoIIE family protein phosphatase, producing the protein MDFCESTSDIFARVFEYAQEGISITNPQGEIIYVNPAFTQTTGYTLAEALGKNPRILKSGRHAQQFYTSMWGDLAVKGQWQGEIWNRRKNGEIYPEWLNIHAVRHGELGLTHYVAIFRDITEDMRIRQEVELAGRIQKRILRSDFANEKLTMKSIFLPYQHLSGDYYDYRWDERNQIFKGFLFDVMGHGVVTALQVSALRVLFRQVVGRQIPLAEKVEWMNQEAIGILPEDSFAAATLFEIDLAQGKLAYVMAGINHFLLFSAEGGSGVKALSQPGTFLGITEHAEFEEHECLVRSGDGLIFLTDGFYDLIQAKEYPIQGQGIKDVMSWLDSLAKGKELTDDATALGFILGEKGG; encoded by the coding sequence ATGGATTTCTGTGAATCCACAAGTGATATTTTTGCTCGGGTTTTTGAGTATGCCCAAGAAGGGATTTCCATTACGAATCCCCAAGGTGAGATTATCTATGTAAATCCGGCCTTTACCCAGACTACAGGTTACACGCTGGCAGAGGCTCTGGGCAAGAACCCGCGAATTCTCAAGTCCGGTCGCCATGCACAGCAATTCTACACGTCTATGTGGGGAGATCTGGCGGTCAAAGGTCAGTGGCAAGGGGAGATCTGGAATAGGCGAAAAAATGGGGAGATTTATCCGGAATGGTTGAACATTCATGCTGTTCGTCACGGCGAGCTAGGCCTAACCCATTATGTGGCGATTTTCCGGGATATAACGGAGGATATGAGAATTCGCCAAGAGGTCGAATTGGCTGGGCGAATTCAAAAAAGGATTTTACGGTCAGATTTTGCTAATGAGAAGTTAACAATGAAGAGTATTTTTCTTCCTTACCAGCACTTAAGTGGAGATTATTATGATTATCGCTGGGATGAGAGGAATCAGATTTTCAAGGGATTCCTTTTTGATGTGATGGGTCATGGGGTGGTCACAGCGTTACAAGTGTCTGCCCTGCGAGTTCTCTTCCGACAAGTAGTCGGGCGTCAAATTCCTCTGGCAGAGAAGGTGGAGTGGATGAATCAGGAAGCAATCGGCATTCTTCCGGAGGATTCTTTTGCTGCGGCGACTCTTTTTGAAATAGATTTAGCTCAAGGAAAGCTCGCCTACGTGATGGCGGGCATTAATCATTTCCTTTTATTTTCTGCGGAAGGAGGGTCGGGCGTTAAGGCCTTAAGCCAGCCGGGGACCTTCTTAGGGATTACGGAGCACGCTGAGTTCGAGGAGCATGAATGTCTCGTTAGATCGGGAGATGGGCTGATTTTTCTTACGGATGGCTTCTATGATTTAATCCAAGCAAAAGAATATCCTATCCAAGGGCAAGGCATTAAGGATGTGATGTCTTGGCTGGATTCCTTAGCCAAAGGGAAGGAACTAACGGATGACGCCACGGCTTTAGGGTTTATCCTCGGAGAAAAGGGTGGGTGA
- a CDS encoding LapA family protein, whose amino-acid sequence MIFLIFTLVIALVVAIFAVQNAAPVAINLLWYVAEVPLVLVILGSALAGALIVFFIAIWREFRLKGKAKTKAKADAKALTEAEAAKAKAITEAAKAEIAKVEAMAKHEAQPTNTQGTVALDQPLPLVEDSPSESNTPDTKEPNL is encoded by the coding sequence ATGATTTTTTTGATTTTCACCCTCGTTATTGCTTTAGTCGTGGCGATCTTTGCCGTACAAAATGCCGCCCCCGTGGCCATAAATTTATTGTGGTATGTGGCTGAGGTCCCTTTAGTCCTTGTTATCTTGGGTTCGGCCCTAGCCGGAGCCCTCATTGTCTTCTTTATAGCCATCTGGCGTGAGTTTCGTTTGAAAGGAAAGGCCAAGACTAAGGCCAAAGCAGACGCCAAAGCCCTAACGGAAGCAGAAGCAGCCAAAGCTAAAGCCATAACGGAAGCCGCCAAAGCGGAAATAGCCAAAGTTGAAGCAATGGCCAAGCATGAGGCACAACCAACGAATACCCAAGGCACAGTAGCCTTAGATCAACCTCTGCCCTTAGTAGAGGATTCTCCCAGCGAATCTAACACACCAGATACGAAGGAGCCTAACTTGTGA
- a CDS encoding M23 family metallopeptidase has translation MKNKYTFLMIPPDHGPTKQFQVTHKGKQLIISGICTLSLLFVGMFSFNLYLSKTVDSQEAQLAAIEELKQENLAKDQEIAQLKAQSQQVVKDMATMQELELRLTSILKIDPAESSTFSTTGNTLSASSTISRGAPAPTTPAPTISDPQQISRELKLLENYYALAVEHQEEIDRTPSILPLKVDFDIASEFGYRRNPFGGWSKEFHNGVDMPCDYGTEVYATASGIVTVSTFDRVYGRLIEIDHGRGVETIYAHNSRLLVKVGDKIEKGELIAYSGNSGRSTGSHLHYGARINGVTVDPLQFTDFTKEQ, from the coding sequence GTGAAGAATAAATATACCTTTTTAATGATCCCACCGGATCATGGACCCACCAAGCAGTTTCAAGTGACCCACAAAGGAAAACAGCTGATTATCTCTGGTATATGCACCTTATCCCTCCTCTTTGTCGGAATGTTTTCCTTTAATCTCTATCTATCTAAAACTGTCGATTCTCAAGAAGCTCAATTAGCAGCCATTGAAGAGCTTAAGCAGGAAAACTTGGCCAAAGATCAGGAGATTGCTCAGCTAAAGGCTCAGTCTCAACAGGTAGTGAAAGACATGGCTACCATGCAAGAACTCGAATTGCGTCTCACTTCGATCCTCAAGATCGACCCTGCCGAGTCTTCCACCTTCTCAACTACCGGCAATACCCTCAGCGCATCCTCTACCATAAGCCGCGGGGCTCCTGCACCCACCACCCCAGCCCCTACAATCAGTGATCCACAACAAATTTCTCGAGAGCTGAAGCTCTTGGAAAATTATTATGCACTGGCCGTAGAGCACCAAGAGGAAATCGACCGCACCCCCAGCATTCTGCCCCTGAAGGTGGATTTTGATATTGCTTCAGAGTTTGGTTATCGCCGCAATCCTTTTGGCGGGTGGTCGAAGGAGTTTCATAATGGGGTAGACATGCCTTGCGACTACGGTACCGAAGTCTATGCCACCGCTTCCGGGATAGTCACTGTCTCAACCTTCGATCGAGTCTATGGTCGACTCATCGAGATCGATCACGGACGAGGTGTCGAAACCATCTATGCACATAACTCTCGCCTACTCGTTAAGGTAGGAGATAAGATAGAAAAAGGCGAGTTAATCGCTTACAGCGGAAACTCCGGGCGGAGCACCGGCTCCCATCTCCATTATGGGGCCCGTATCAATGGCGTAACCGTAGATCCACTCCAATTCACAGATTTTACAAAGGAGCAATGA
- a CDS encoding bactofilin family protein has product MWGKNPESPKRTSGAFQASSGETTYIASDAEFNGKLTLKGSARIDGKVEGQIIISGDLIVGPSAVINANIKANSVSLSGAIRGDVVTQETLELCSTARMKGNIFSKQLKIDQGAQFIGTSCLLEDAQKQTLKEVKVPEEAPSTSERESESDIDVDNVLSPLAPLDDDAAESSADDSSPSSQQKNVAYGKSSRSRRR; this is encoded by the coding sequence ATGTGGGGTAAAAATCCAGAGAGTCCTAAGCGCACGTCCGGTGCCTTTCAAGCCAGTTCCGGTGAAACAACCTATATCGCCAGTGATGCCGAATTTAACGGCAAGCTCACCCTAAAAGGCAGTGCCCGCATCGACGGCAAGGTTGAAGGACAAATCATTATCAGCGGGGACCTCATTGTAGGGCCAAGTGCTGTGATCAACGCCAATATCAAGGCCAATTCCGTCAGCCTCTCCGGCGCAATCCGCGGCGATGTCGTAACCCAAGAGACCTTGGAGCTCTGTTCTACTGCCCGCATGAAAGGCAATATTTTTAGCAAGCAACTGAAGATTGACCAAGGTGCCCAATTCATTGGCACAAGCTGTCTCTTGGAAGATGCTCAGAAACAGACTCTGAAAGAAGTTAAAGTTCCAGAAGAAGCGCCTTCGACCAGTGAGCGAGAATCAGAAAGCGATATCGATGTCGATAATGTTTTAAGTCCCTTAGCCCCCCTCGATGATGATGCTGCGGAATCTTCCGCAGATGATAGTTCTCCTAGTTCGCAGCAAAAAAATGTGGCCTATGGTAAATCTTCCCGATCGAGGAGACGCTAG